The following proteins come from a genomic window of Sorghum bicolor cultivar BTx623 chromosome 3, Sorghum_bicolor_NCBIv3, whole genome shotgun sequence:
- the LOC8078493 gene encoding uncharacterized protein LOC8078493 isoform X2, translated as MGFGVVSLLDAVFRRAFTSAGLRPGSAVVDADAGTTVHFLAHRSLLLPPPTTTTAEAEEQKKRPVVVLVHGFGPGPTWQWAAQVGPLSRHFDLVVPTLLFFGASRTRAPAGSVTEASQAAAVAALLAGRHLPGLRVGRPAVHVVGASYGGIVAYHLARALQQHGAGVALGKVVLCDSDVTKGPEDDRALAARGGVEEVTELMVPADTKMMRRLTALSFHRPPMYLPECIARDLLRKSMEGQRQEKIELIKGMTTAEGSQLTPLPQEMLIIWGEFDQIFPLEKAYKVKEKLGEKATVKVIPNSGHLPSQEEPKLFNRVLLEFLLQPSISNGSAAAVAEK; from the exons ATGGGGTTCGGCGTGGTGTCCCTGCTCGACGCGGTGTTCCGGCGCGCGTTCACCTCCGCCGGCCTCCGCCCAGGCTCCGCCGTCGTCGACGCCGACGCCGGCACCACCGTCCACTTCTTGGCCCACCGCTCGCTCCTGCTTCCaccaccgacgacgacgaccgcggaggcggaggagcagaagaagcggCCGGTGGTGGTGCTCGTGCACGGCTTCGGGCCGGGCCCCACGTGGCAGTGGGCGGCGCAGGTGGGCCCGCTCTCGCGGCACTTCGACCTGGTGGTGCCCACCCTGCTGTTCTTCGGCGCGTCCCGCACGCGCGCCCCGGCCGGCTCCGTCACCGAGGCCTCCCAGGCGGCCGCCGTCGCGGCGCTCCTCGCCGGGCGCCACCTCCCGGGCCTTCGGGTCGGCCGCCCGGCGGTGCACGTGGTGGGCGCCAGCTACGGCGGGATCGTCGCGTACCACCTGGCCCGCGCGCTGCAGCAGCACGGCGCCGGCGTGGCGCTGGGGAAGGTGGTGCTGTGCGACTCCGACGTGACCAAGGGGCCCGAGGACGACCGCGCCCTGGCGGCGAGGGGCGGCGTGGAGGAGGTGACGGAGCTGATGGTGCCCGCGGACACCAAGATGATGCGGCGGCTGACGGCGCTCTCCTTCCACCGCCCGCCCATGTACCTGCCCGAGTGCATCGCCCGCGACCTCCTCCGG AAATCCATGGAGGGTCAGAGACAGGAGaagattgagctcatcaaagggaTGACCACCGCGGAAGGCTCCCAGCTTACTCCTCTGCCTCAG GAGATGTTGATCATCTGGGGAGAGTTCGACCAGATTTTCCCTCTGGAGAAAGCATACAAAGTGAAAGA GAAGCTCGGGGAGAAGGCCACGGTGAAGGTGATCCCAAACTCAGGGCACCTGCCGTCGCAGGAGGAACCCAAGCTCTTCAACCGCGTCCTCCTCGAGTTCCTGCTGCAGCCATCCATCTCCAACGGCAGCGCCGCCGCAGTAGCTGAGAAATAG
- the LOC8078492 gene encoding uncharacterized protein LOC8078492 isoform X2, with protein sequence MGFGVVSLLDAVFRRMFTSAGLRQGSATVDAAADTTIHYWAHPSLLQPPPSDSDSYQRPPPVVVLIHGFGPDPTWQWAAQAGPLSRHFHLVVPTLLFFGASTTRAPARSDAFQAAALAALLSGQHLPGLGGGRTVHVVGTSYGGLVAYHLARELEQQQQRQHGGGGGGVRVGKVALCDSDACKGADDDRALAARSGVAEVVELLAPADTRALRRLMAVCAHRPIKYVPECLLRDMLRKYFADKREEKIALIKGITTGEGFDLAPLPQEVLIVWGEFDQIFPVDKAHKVKDSGRRRR encoded by the exons ATGGGTTTCGGCGTGGTGTCCCTGCTCGACGCGGTGTTCCGGCGGATGTTCACCTCGGCCGGCCTCCGCCAAGGCTCCGCCACCgtggacgccgccgccgacacCACCATCCACTACTGGGCCCacccgtccctcctccagccacCGCCCTCCGACTCCGACTCCTACCAGCGGCCGCCGCCGGTGGTGGTGCTGATCCACGGCTTCGGACCGGACCCGACGTGGCAGTGGGCGGCGCAGGCGGGACCCTTGTCGCGGCACTTCCACCTGGTGGTGCCGACGCTGCTCTTCTTCGGCGCGTCCACCACGCGCGCGCCCGCGCGGTCCGACGCCTTCCAGGCCGCCGCGCTCGCCGCGCTCCTCTCGGGCCAGCACCTCCCGGGCCTCGGCGGCGGCCGGACCGTGCACGTGGTGGGCACCAGCTACGGCGGCCTCGTGGCGTACCACCTCGCCCGGgagctggagcagcagcagcagcggcagcatggtggcggcggcggcggcgtccgcgTCGGCAAGGTGGCGCTGTGCGACTCGGACGCGTGCAAGGGCGCCGACGACGACCGCGCGCTGGCGGCGAGGAGCGGCGTGGCGGAGGTGGTGGAGCTGCTGGCGCCCGCCGATACCCGGGCGCTGCGCCGGCTCATGGCGGTCTGCGCCCACCGCCCGATCAAGTACGTCCCCGAGTGCCTCCTCCGCGACATGCTCCGG AAATACTTCGCGGACAAGAGGGAGGAGAAGATAGCGCTCATCAAAGGGATCACCACCGGAGAAGGCTTCGACCTTGCTCCGCTGCCTCAG GAGGTGCTCATCGTCTGGGGAGAGTTCGACCAGATCTTCCCAGTGGACAAAGCACACAAGGTGAAAGA CTCGGGGAGAAGGCGACGGTGA
- the LOC8078494 gene encoding uncharacterized protein At1g04910 isoform X2, which translates to MQWGPQSNASRGSYLNFVLICDMVTIARHLNLTLVVPELDKRSFWADPSDFGDIFDVDHFINSLRDELMIVKELPLKLQLRTKKKLYSMPPVSWSNETYYLKRILPLARKHKVIHFDKSDARLANNGLPIQLQMLRCRVNFEALKFTPQIEALGRKLISTLQRSGQFVVLHLRYEMDMLSFSGCTHGCSTKETEELTKMRYAYPWWKEKEIDSEVKRLQGLCPLTPEEITLVLKALGFTKDTLIYIASGEIYGGERRLAVLKDAYPKLVRKEKILSPDELRPFQNHSTQMAALDYMVSLASDIFIPSYDGNMARVVEGHRRYMGFHKTIGLDRKKLVELLDLFQGGALSWDEFSDAVKEAHKSRMGQPTERKVIPGQPKEEDYFYANPQECLGSNGGLRDIS; encoded by the exons ATGCAATGGGGGCCTCAATCAAATGCGAGCCGGGGTTCGTACCTCAACTTCGTGCTG ATATGTGATATGGTGACTATAGCTCGCCATCTAAATCTAACACTTGTGGTCCCTGAACTGGATAAAAGGTCGTTTTGGGCTGACCCAAG tgattttggagatatttttgACGTGGACCACTTTATTAATTCCTTGAGAGATGAGCTGATGATAGTTAAAGAGCTGCCTTTGAAACTCCAGTTAAGAACTAAGAAGAAACTATACTCAATGCCTCCTGTCAGCTGGTCAAATGAAACATACTATCTAAAGCGG ATATTACCTCTTGCAAGGAAGCACAAAGTAATCCATTTTGATAAATCAGACGCTCGCCTTGCAAACAATGGCCTTcctattcagctccagatgctgCGTTGCCGTGTAAACTTTGAGGCTTTGAAATTCACCCCACAGATTGAGGCCCTTGGCAGAAAGCTTATCTCCACTCTCCAGAGGAGTGGGCAATTTGTTGTGCTTCACTTGCGCTATGAAATGGACATGCTCTCCTTTTCAGGCTGCACACATGGCTGCTCAACTAAAGAAACTGAGGAGCTCACTAAAATGAG ATATGCTTATCCATGGTGGAAAGAAAAAGAGATCGATTCTGAAGTGAAGAGGCTTCAGGGACTTTGCCCCCTCACACCAGAGGAAATTACTCTAGTGCTTAAAGCCCTAGGGTTCACAAAGGATACGCTGATATACATTGCTTCTGGTGAAATCTATGGTGGTGAAAGGCGTTTGGCGGTGCTCAAGGATGCTTACCCTAAACTA GTAAGGAAGGAGAAAATTTTATCTCCTGATGAATTGCGACCATTCCAGAACCATTCAACCCAGATGGCAGCACTGGATTACATGGTTTCTCTAGCAAGTGATATTTTCATTCCCAGCTATGATGGAAATATGGCAAGGGTTGTTGAAGGTCACCGCAG GTATATGGGTTTCCATAAGACCATTGGTTTGGACAGAAAGAAGCTTGTTGAGCTCTTGGACCTTTTCCAAGGAGGTGCTCTATCTTGGGACGAATTCTCAGACGCAGTGAAGGAGGCACACAAGAGCCGCATGGGCCAACCTACAGAAAGAAAGGTCATCCCTGGCCAGCCCAAGGAAGAGGACTATTTCTATGCTAATCCTCAAGAATGCCTTGGCTCCAACGGGGGACTAAGAGACATTTCCTGA
- the LOC8056557 gene encoding uncharacterized protein LOC8056557, whose translation MGFGMVSLLDAFFRRAFTSAGLRPSSAAVDADTTIHFWAHPSLLLQPSDQQRPVVVLLHGFGPDPTWQWAAQAGPLSRHFDLLVPALLFFGASATRAPARSDAFQAAALAALLTGGHVPGLGRDGRTVHLVGANYGGLVAYHLARDLEQQQGGGVRVGKVVLCDADACWGADDDRALADRSGAADVAELLAPGDTRAVRRRWMMSAYRPFKHIPECFLRDLFRKHFADNREEKMALIKGITAREGFELTPLPQEVLIIWGEFDQIYPVEKAHKMKEKLGEKATVEVIPGTGHLPQQQDIKLFNRVLLDFLLQPSSTSNYGSAAAK comes from the exons ATGGGGTTCGGCATGGTgtccctcctcgacgccttctTCCGCCGCGCGTTCACCTCCGCCGGCCTCCGCCCCAGCTCCGCCGCCGTCGACGCCGACACCACCATCCACTTCTGGGCGCACCCCTCCCTCCTCCTCCAGCCGTCAGACCAGCAGCGGCCGGTGGTGGTGCTCCTCCACGGCTTCGGCCCGGACCCGACGTGGCAGTGGGCGGCGCAGGCAGGCCCGCTGTCGCGCCACTTCGACCTGCTGGTGCCGGCGCTGCTCTTCTTCGGCGCGTCCGCCACGCGCGCGCCCGCGCGGTCCGACGCGTTCCAGGCCGCCGCGCTCGCCGCGCTCCTCACGGGCGGCCACGTCCCGGGGCTCGGCCGCGACGGCCGGACCGTGCACCTGGTGGGCGCCAACTACGGCGGCCTCGTGGCGTACCACCTCGCCCGGgacctggagcagcagcagggcgGCGGCGTCCGCGTCGGGAAGGTGGTGCTGTGCGACGCGGACGCGTGCTGGGGCGCCGACGACGACCGCGCGCTGGCGGACAGGAGCGGCGCGGCGGACGTGGCGGAGCTGCTGGCGCCCGGCGACACACGGGCGGTGCGGCGGAGGTGGATGATGAGCGCCTACCGCCCGTTCAAACACATCCCCGAGTGCTTCCTCCGCGACCTCTTCCGG AAACACTTTGCGGACAACAGGGAGGAGAAGATGGCGCTAATCAAAGGGATCACCGCCAGGGAAGGCTTCGAGCTGACTCCTCTGCCTCAG GAGGTGCTCATCATCTGGGGTGAGTTCGACCAGATCTACCCAGTCGAGAAAGCACACAAGATGAAAGA GAAGCTGGGAGAGAAGGCGACAGTGGAGGTGATCCCGGGCACGGGACACCTGCCGCAGCAACAGGACATCAAGCTCTTCAACCGCGTCCTCCTCGACTTCCTGCTGCAGCCTTCTTCCACCTCCAATTATGGCAGCGCTGCCGCCAAGTAG
- the LOC8078493 gene encoding uncharacterized protein LOC8078493 isoform X1, which yields MGFGVVSLLDAVFRRAFTSAGLRPGSAVVDADAGTTVHFLAHRSLLLPPPTTTTAEAEEQKKRPVVVLVHGFGPGPTWQWAAQVGPLSRHFDLVVPTLLFFGASRTRAPAGSVTEASQAAAVAALLAGRHLPGLRVGRPAVHVVGASYGGIVAYHLARALQQHGAGVALGKVVLCDSDVTKGPEDDRALAARGGVEEVTELMVPADTKMMRRLTALSFHRPPMYLPECIARDLLRKSMEGQRQEKIELIKGMTTAEGSQLTPLPQQEMLIIWGEFDQIFPLEKAYKVKEKLGEKATVKVIPNSGHLPSQEEPKLFNRVLLEFLLQPSISNGSAAAVAEK from the exons ATGGGGTTCGGCGTGGTGTCCCTGCTCGACGCGGTGTTCCGGCGCGCGTTCACCTCCGCCGGCCTCCGCCCAGGCTCCGCCGTCGTCGACGCCGACGCCGGCACCACCGTCCACTTCTTGGCCCACCGCTCGCTCCTGCTTCCaccaccgacgacgacgaccgcggaggcggaggagcagaagaagcggCCGGTGGTGGTGCTCGTGCACGGCTTCGGGCCGGGCCCCACGTGGCAGTGGGCGGCGCAGGTGGGCCCGCTCTCGCGGCACTTCGACCTGGTGGTGCCCACCCTGCTGTTCTTCGGCGCGTCCCGCACGCGCGCCCCGGCCGGCTCCGTCACCGAGGCCTCCCAGGCGGCCGCCGTCGCGGCGCTCCTCGCCGGGCGCCACCTCCCGGGCCTTCGGGTCGGCCGCCCGGCGGTGCACGTGGTGGGCGCCAGCTACGGCGGGATCGTCGCGTACCACCTGGCCCGCGCGCTGCAGCAGCACGGCGCCGGCGTGGCGCTGGGGAAGGTGGTGCTGTGCGACTCCGACGTGACCAAGGGGCCCGAGGACGACCGCGCCCTGGCGGCGAGGGGCGGCGTGGAGGAGGTGACGGAGCTGATGGTGCCCGCGGACACCAAGATGATGCGGCGGCTGACGGCGCTCTCCTTCCACCGCCCGCCCATGTACCTGCCCGAGTGCATCGCCCGCGACCTCCTCCGG AAATCCATGGAGGGTCAGAGACAGGAGaagattgagctcatcaaagggaTGACCACCGCGGAAGGCTCCCAGCTTACTCCTCTGCCTCAG CAGGAGATGTTGATCATCTGGGGAGAGTTCGACCAGATTTTCCCTCTGGAGAAAGCATACAAAGTGAAAGA GAAGCTCGGGGAGAAGGCCACGGTGAAGGTGATCCCAAACTCAGGGCACCTGCCGTCGCAGGAGGAACCCAAGCTCTTCAACCGCGTCCTCCTCGAGTTCCTGCTGCAGCCATCCATCTCCAACGGCAGCGCCGCCGCAGTAGCTGAGAAATAG
- the LOC8078492 gene encoding uncharacterized protein LOC8078492 isoform X1 yields the protein MGFGVVSLLDAVFRRMFTSAGLRQGSATVDAAADTTIHYWAHPSLLQPPPSDSDSYQRPPPVVVLIHGFGPDPTWQWAAQAGPLSRHFHLVVPTLLFFGASTTRAPARSDAFQAAALAALLSGQHLPGLGGGRTVHVVGTSYGGLVAYHLARELEQQQQRQHGGGGGGVRVGKVALCDSDACKGADDDRALAARSGVAEVVELLAPADTRALRRLMAVCAHRPIKYVPECLLRDMLRKYFADKREEKIALIKGITTGEGFDLAPLPQEVLIVWGEFDQIFPVDKAHKVKEKLGEKATVKVIPKTGHLPQQEDPKLFNQILLDFLLHPSAFASNGSAAAK from the exons ATGGGTTTCGGCGTGGTGTCCCTGCTCGACGCGGTGTTCCGGCGGATGTTCACCTCGGCCGGCCTCCGCCAAGGCTCCGCCACCgtggacgccgccgccgacacCACCATCCACTACTGGGCCCacccgtccctcctccagccacCGCCCTCCGACTCCGACTCCTACCAGCGGCCGCCGCCGGTGGTGGTGCTGATCCACGGCTTCGGACCGGACCCGACGTGGCAGTGGGCGGCGCAGGCGGGACCCTTGTCGCGGCACTTCCACCTGGTGGTGCCGACGCTGCTCTTCTTCGGCGCGTCCACCACGCGCGCGCCCGCGCGGTCCGACGCCTTCCAGGCCGCCGCGCTCGCCGCGCTCCTCTCGGGCCAGCACCTCCCGGGCCTCGGCGGCGGCCGGACCGTGCACGTGGTGGGCACCAGCTACGGCGGCCTCGTGGCGTACCACCTCGCCCGGgagctggagcagcagcagcagcggcagcatggtggcggcggcggcggcgtccgcgTCGGCAAGGTGGCGCTGTGCGACTCGGACGCGTGCAAGGGCGCCGACGACGACCGCGCGCTGGCGGCGAGGAGCGGCGTGGCGGAGGTGGTGGAGCTGCTGGCGCCCGCCGATACCCGGGCGCTGCGCCGGCTCATGGCGGTCTGCGCCCACCGCCCGATCAAGTACGTCCCCGAGTGCCTCCTCCGCGACATGCTCCGG AAATACTTCGCGGACAAGAGGGAGGAGAAGATAGCGCTCATCAAAGGGATCACCACCGGAGAAGGCTTCGACCTTGCTCCGCTGCCTCAG GAGGTGCTCATCGTCTGGGGAGAGTTCGACCAGATCTTCCCAGTGGACAAAGCACACAAGGTGAAAGA GAAGCTCGGGGAGAAGGCGACGGTGAAGGTGATCCCCAAGACAGGGCACCTGCCGCAGCAAGAAGACCCCAAGCTCTTCAACCAAATCCTCCTTGACTTCCTGCTGCACCCTTCTGCTTTTGCATCCaacggcagcgccgccgccaaatAG